One Clostridia bacterium genomic region harbors:
- a CDS encoding helix-turn-helix transcriptional regulator: protein MQTQTYHRVSYISESNIQNEEVALQVNCCGALRMNHAFVTHHDRVDYYYLYVLRGALCVGEETVNGGEVYLFSPDTPYSYENKGDLEYLWVHFTGSQARALSNEVFGGLDKKVQIGNHEDIEKLFERLFREFMIRDKQFETISESILREILALTARYTQEVDVPLKSMAYIHRHFAENIAVQTLADKENMGLTAFRAAFKKHTGVSPNTYLIDLRVQTACLYLSDTTESVSDIALRVGYTDPYYFSRIFTKKMGVSPLRYRKKSKT from the coding sequence ATGCAGACACAAACGTATCACAGAGTAAGCTATATAAGTGAATCCAATATCCAAAATGAAGAGGTTGCCCTGCAGGTGAACTGTTGTGGGGCGCTTCGGATGAACCATGCCTTTGTGACCCATCACGACCGTGTGGATTATTATTATCTGTATGTGCTTCGGGGGGCGTTATGTGTGGGAGAAGAGACGGTAAACGGGGGCGAGGTGTATCTTTTTTCGCCCGATACACCGTACAGTTATGAAAACAAAGGGGATTTGGAATATCTTTGGGTTCATTTTACGGGAAGCCAGGCAAGAGCACTTTCAAATGAAGTGTTTGGTGGGCTGGATAAAAAGGTGCAAATCGGAAACCATGAGGATATTGAAAAGCTGTTTGAACGGCTGTTTCGGGAGTTCATGATTCGGGATAAGCAGTTTGAAACCATTTCGGAGAGCATCCTGCGAGAAATTCTGGCACTTACCGCACGGTATACTCAAGAGGTGGATGTGCCGTTAAAATCCATGGCATATATTCATCGGCATTTTGCTGAGAATATTGCGGTACAGACTCTTGCGGATAAGGAAAATATGGGACTTACCGCTTTCCGTGCAGCCTTTAAAAAGCATACGGGCGTGTCTCCCAATACCTATCTGATTGACTTGCGTGTGCAAACTGCTTGTCTGTATTTATCCGATACCACCGAGAGCGTAAGCGATATTGCATTAAGAGTCGGCTACACAGACCCCTACTATTTCAGCCGCATATTTACAAAGAAAATGGGCGTTTCTCCATTACGATACAGAAAAAAGAGTAAGACTTAA
- a CDS encoding YgjV family protein produces MLNNPIYITAQIIGFIPMIIAFFTFLFNDRKKIIFSKAISDLLWAVHFFMLGEPSGGAINTVNVARNLVFSQKGNKKWASSAYIPVFFCIVSAVCTILTQDSIKGILPLVGSCLAIIGFWCTDPHNVRKFNLPGVTLWLIYGILTLSISSIISNTLSIISIIITEIKYRKKSKA; encoded by the coding sequence ATGTTAAATAATCCCATATACATAACCGCCCAGATAATCGGCTTTATTCCGATGATTATTGCCTTTTTTACGTTTTTGTTCAATGACCGTAAAAAAATCATCTTTTCCAAAGCCATTTCGGACTTATTGTGGGCTGTACACTTTTTCATGCTTGGCGAACCCTCGGGCGGTGCAATTAACACCGTAAATGTTGCAAGGAATCTGGTGTTTTCCCAAAAAGGAAACAAAAAATGGGCATCATCTGCATACATTCCTGTTTTCTTTTGCATCGTAAGTGCTGTCTGTACAATACTCACGCAGGACAGCATCAAGGGTATTTTGCCTCTTGTCGGGTCATGTCTTGCCATCATCGGTTTTTGGTGTACAGATCCGCACAACGTCCGCAAATTCAATCTTCCTGGCGTGACATTGTGGCTGATTTACGGAATCCTTACCCTTTCTATTTCGTCCATTATCAGCAACACATTATCCATCATTTCGATTATCATTACGGAAATAAAATACAGAAAAAAGAGTAAGGCTTAA
- a CDS encoding Gfo/Idh/MocA family oxidoreductase: protein MKKTNVAVIGCGEFSQHFIPLFQAHPTVEAVYVCDLDRSRAENYSEKFGAEIIETFEDVLKDSRINTVAIFTQRHTHGDLVVRALDAGMDVYSAVPMAISVEDCKRIIDAVKRTGKIYMMGETCVYYPSSMYCKEAHERGDFGNFVYGESQYFHDLSHFHADFQADRPASAVPPFYYPTHSTAMILNAANAYATKVSAVGYVDKEENTPFAVGKNPWDNVFSNEFSMMHLSNGGFARVSECRRIGYKAPSSFVSGFYGTKASYQFNNAQHLVTRLTKKGVDIEDVSDYVNPAEMTKHKNDPDYKQNVANHTWQWCDFAPIQQKEADRLPDSYKEMPQTNGHMASHQLLIDDFCTCVAERKMPYVNAWKAARFTIPGLIAHESAKQGGVLLDIPDFGEAPEDVK, encoded by the coding sequence GTGAAAAAAACAAATGTGGCAGTTATCGGTTGCGGTGAATTTTCTCAGCATTTCATTCCGCTGTTTCAGGCACATCCGACCGTAGAAGCGGTTTATGTATGCGATCTGGATCGCTCCAGAGCCGAGAACTATTCCGAAAAATTTGGTGCGGAAATCATTGAAACCTTTGAAGATGTTTTGAAAGACAGCCGTATCAATACCGTCGCAATCTTTACCCAGCGCCACACCCACGGTGATCTGGTTGTTCGCGCTTTGGATGCAGGCATGGACGTATATTCCGCTGTGCCCATGGCAATTTCGGTTGAAGACTGCAAGCGCATTATTGATGCTGTAAAACGCACAGGGAAAATCTATATGATGGGCGAAACCTGCGTGTATTATCCCAGCTCCATGTACTGTAAGGAAGCGCACGAAAGAGGCGATTTCGGCAACTTCGTTTACGGTGAGTCCCAGTATTTCCACGATTTAAGCCATTTCCACGCAGACTTCCAGGCAGACCGTCCCGCTTCTGCTGTTCCGCCCTTTTACTATCCCACCCACTCCACCGCAATGATTTTAAATGCGGCAAATGCCTATGCCACAAAGGTTTCCGCAGTGGGCTATGTGGACAAAGAAGAAAATACCCCCTTCGCAGTAGGCAAAAACCCCTGGGACAACGTATTTTCCAATGAATTTTCTATGATGCACTTAAGCAACGGCGGTTTTGCAAGAGTATCCGAATGCCGTCGTATCGGTTACAAAGCGCCCAGCTCGTTTGTATCGGGTTTTTACGGCACAAAAGCTTCTTACCAGTTTAATAACGCACAGCACTTAGTTACCCGTCTTACCAAAAAGGGTGTAGACATCGAGGATGTGAGCGACTATGTAAATCCGGCTGAAATGACCAAGCACAAAAACGACCCGGACTATAAACAGAATGTAGCCAACCACACCTGGCAATGGTGCGACTTTGCACCCATTCAGCAAAAAGAAGCTGACCGCCTGCCCGATTCTTACAAAGAAATGCCCCAAACCAATGGACACATGGCATCCCATCAGCTTTTAATTGATGACTTCTGCACTTGTGTAGCAGAACGTAAAATGCCCTATGTAAACGCGTGGAAAGCGGCGCGTTTCACCATTCCCGGTCTGATTGCACACGAATCCGCAAAGCAGGGCGGTGTGCTGTTAGATATTCCGGATTTCGGCGAGGCACCTGAAGATGTTAAATAA
- a CDS encoding helix-turn-helix domain-containing protein: protein MKDKEFNPCVRYVNKVTYKVPYETFVCAFDFRLFYGISGTFSVVLQERCETLDAGDFMTVPPGTPYKIECGAEECAYYIVNFDFDASAMDMPVRPPVPEGDFSVQDITSTACRKAFELPCVIRHAEETETFMDALFELYQTPNSPLGSGIMKCILAKAEQIKELSVLAPEKERLIGKVKRFIEQNFKNDISNEQIASVTGYHSYYLNALFLKHEGVTLHKYLNGVRIRKAKEMLLHSEKSVLEVANDCGFQDSAYFSRYFAKTTGVAPKEYRKLSK, encoded by the coding sequence ATGAAAGACAAAGAATTCAACCCGTGCGTGCGGTATGTGAATAAGGTTACCTACAAGGTCCCCTACGAAACATTTGTGTGTGCATTTGATTTTCGCTTGTTTTACGGCATTTCGGGTACCTTTTCGGTGGTGCTTCAGGAGAGATGTGAGACGCTTGATGCAGGGGATTTCATGACCGTGCCACCGGGTACGCCTTATAAAATTGAATGCGGTGCGGAAGAATGCGCATATTACATTGTGAATTTTGATTTTGATGCGTCTGCCATGGACATGCCTGTGCGTCCACCTGTGCCTGAAGGAGATTTTTCGGTGCAGGACATTACCTCTACAGCCTGCCGAAAGGCGTTTGAACTGCCTTGCGTAATCCGGCATGCGGAAGAAACAGAAACATTTATGGATGCGCTTTTTGAGTTATATCAAACGCCAAATTCTCCGCTCGGGTCGGGAATTATGAAGTGCATACTGGCAAAGGCGGAACAAATAAAAGAGTTGTCCGTGCTTGCACCTGAAAAGGAGAGATTGATTGGCAAAGTCAAACGATTTATTGAGCAAAATTTTAAAAATGATATTTCAAATGAACAGATTGCAAGTGTGACAGGTTATCATTCTTATTATTTAAATGCATTGTTCTTAAAGCATGAAGGGGTTACGTTACACAAATATTTAAATGGTGTGCGCATTAGAAAAGCAAAGGAAATGCTGCTGCATTCCGAAAAATCTGTTCTGGAAGTGGCAAACGATTGCGGTTTTCAGGATTCGGCATATTTTTCCCGCTATTTTGCCAAAACAACAGGTGTTGCACCAAAAGAATACCGAAAGCTTTCTAAATGA